The following coding sequences lie in one Cannabis sativa cultivar Pink pepper isolate KNU-18-1 chromosome 5, ASM2916894v1, whole genome shotgun sequence genomic window:
- the LOC133037937 gene encoding uncharacterized protein LOC133037937, with the protein MNTIFYYLRKKGKYSSAVTLNFATTDCLFDDSIQALYHKFNKAKSMKTKMSHIHAAHPIAHYIRGMRIPCSKPWYEADHVLFIINLRRESHWVFGRHDVNEGTLFLYNSLRTAKMNAAARNAMKAYSVLLPLFFDLLGFWKNRAQAHASVSDPTAPFRIVELSGLASQQKNDCGAYVAAFAEFFIHGKDVPADFDIEVYRTRLASLFYSYGQRKIDESIDSEDEKQTKSSKASKLKK; encoded by the exons atgaacaccatattctattaccttcggAAAAAAGGTAAGTATTCTTCCGCTGTGACGTTGAATTTCGCAACTACTGATTGTCTTTTTGATGATTCCATCCAAGCATTGTACCACAAATTTAACAAGGCCAAGTCAATGAAGACTAAGATGTCACACATTCACGCTGCCCACCCAATTGCGCATTACATCCGAGGTATGCGCATTCCCTGTTCCAAGCCTTGGTATGAAGCCGATCACGTGCTTTTCATCATCAATTTAAGAAGGGAAAGTCATTGGGTTTTTGGGCGTCATGACGTGAACGAAGGGACGTTGTTTTTGTACAATTCTTTGAGAACCGCGAAGATGAATGCCGCAGCTAGGAATGCGATGAAGGCTTATTCCGTGTTGCTGCCTTTGTTTTTCGATTTACTTGGGTTCTGGAAGAATAGAGCACAAGCTCATGCCTCAGTTTCTGACCCTACAGCTCCATTCAGAATCGTGGAGCTTAGTGGTCTTGCGTCTCAGCAGAAGAA TGATTGTGGGGCATATGTTGCTGCCTTTGCTGAATTCTTTATACACGGAAAGGATGTCCCTGCAGACTTTGACATCGAAGTTTATCGTACCCGACTTGCTTCACTTTTCTACTCGTACGGACAAAGGAAAATTGACGAAAGTATTGACAGCGAGGATGAGAAGCAAACCAAGTCTTCTAAGGCAtctaaattgaagaaataa
- the LOC133038379 gene encoding uncharacterized protein LOC133038379, which translates to MSELDSLDIRVRPYLQQVGYHKWSRYHCKNNRYSTMTSNIAESLNAANLAARELPITTLMESLRALIQQWTYTNRKKAQKTTTFLTPTAEKKLVDNFVESLTENVKPINETMFEVIELTRSWVINLKEKTCSCNRFQLDELPCAHALAVDL; encoded by the exons atgagcgagttggacagcttggacatccgtgtaagaccatatttacaacaagttggataccacaaatggtcaagataccactgcaaaaacaacaggtattcaactatgacttcaaacattgctgaatctctaaatgcagcaaacttggcagctagagagctaccaatcacaacactgatggagtcattgagagcattgattcaacaatggacatacacaaacaggaaaaaagcacagaaaacaacaacatttttaacacctacagcagaaaagaaattagtcgacaactttgtggaatcattgacagaaaat GTAAAACCAATAAACGAGACCATGTTCGAAGTCATTGAACTAACCAGATCATGGGTCATCAACCTGAAGGAGAAAACATGCAGTTGCAACAGATTCCAACTTGATGAGTTACCGTgtgctcatgcgcttgct GTTGATCTGTGA